One window of the bacterium genome contains the following:
- the ligA gene encoding NAD-dependent DNA ligase LigA: MNKIKDRIQELINLINYHDRKYYLEAQLEISDFEYDQLFKELKNLEEAHPAYLQTNSPTQRAGGTPLDHFQQVAHKIPMLSLDNTYSKEELIEFDRRVKRLLKEDKIEYVAELKIDGVGASLIYKDGLFVQGVTRGDGLRGDDITLNLKTIHSIPLSLKEKVNFEVRGEVLLKKSDFIKINEERIKNNELPFANPRNATAGTLHLLDSKEVSKRRLSIFIHSVCYLENEQFTTYEESIKKFERLGLVTERHRKLCRRIEEVITYCQECEEIKNKLDYEVDGMVVKVNLISHQRILGFTARSPRWAIAYKFTAQQGTTIIKDIIIQVGRTGVLTPVAILEPVRIAGAWIKKATLHNEDEIKRKDVRVNDRVIVERSGDVIPKIVAVLPSKERSSSFEFPKSCPVCGSSVVRKTDDAKTFCPSVDCRAQVKRRIAYFASKSCLDIDGLGEKIVDQLVEEKIITNISSLYQIYQEKEKILSLEGWQERSFQNLCQSIEASKKAPLAKLINALGIPNVGSQTAQVLVSYFSSLKRLMEVSLEELMEIKDVGPAVAERIVNFFSQKETKDLVTDLESYGFECLKKEDKRQEIKENIFLDKELVITGNLKEFTREKAKEIIREMGGKINSEVGRNTDYLIVGEKPGSKLKKAKELGIKILEAEIFKEEIKRWLVS; the protein is encoded by the coding sequence GTGAATAAAATTAAGGATCGTATTCAAGAATTAATAAACTTAATTAATTACCATGATAGGAAGTATTACTTAGAAGCCCAATTAGAGATTTCAGACTTTGAATATGATCAGCTTTTTAAAGAGTTAAAGAATTTAGAAGAAGCACATCCTGCTTATCTTCAAACAAACTCTCCTACCCAAAGAGCAGGAGGGACTCCTTTAGATCATTTCCAACAAGTAGCTCATAAAATTCCGATGCTGAGCTTAGATAACACTTATTCTAAAGAGGAGTTAATAGAATTTGACCGCAGAGTAAAGAGATTGCTCAAAGAAGATAAGATTGAGTATGTAGCTGAACTTAAGATTGATGGAGTAGGCGCATCTCTTATCTATAAAGATGGTCTCTTTGTTCAAGGGGTAACCAGAGGAGATGGTCTCAGGGGGGATGATATTACTTTAAATTTAAAGACTATCCATAGCATTCCTTTATCTTTAAAGGAAAAAGTTAACTTTGAAGTTCGAGGAGAAGTACTTCTGAAAAAGAGTGATTTTATAAAGATAAACGAAGAGAGAATAAAGAATAATGAGCTTCCTTTTGCTAATCCAAGAAATGCTACCGCTGGAACATTGCACTTGTTAGATTCAAAGGAAGTAAGCAAGAGAAGATTGTCTATCTTTATTCACTCCGTATGTTATCTAGAAAATGAGCAATTTACCACTTATGAGGAGTCAATTAAGAAGTTTGAAAGACTTGGGTTAGTAACCGAAAGACACCGTAAGCTTTGTCGAAGAATAGAAGAGGTAATTACCTACTGCCAGGAATGTGAAGAAATAAAAAATAAATTAGATTATGAAGTGGATGGTATGGTAGTCAAGGTAAATTTAATTTCTCATCAAAGAATTCTTGGTTTTACAGCTCGTAGTCCTCGTTGGGCTATTGCTTATAAGTTTACTGCCCAACAAGGAACAACTATAATTAAAGATATCATCATTCAAGTAGGCAGAACAGGAGTCCTAACTCCAGTAGCTATTTTAGAACCGGTAAGAATAGCTGGTGCTTGGATTAAGAAAGCTACCTTGCATAATGAAGATGAAATTAAGAGAAAAGATGTGAGGGTGAATGATAGAGTGATAGTGGAAAGAAGTGGAGATGTAATCCCTAAAATAGTAGCGGTCTTGCCAAGCAAGGAACGGTCTTCTTCTTTTGAGTTTCCAAAAAGTTGCCCGGTATGCGGAAGTAGTGTTGTCAGAAAAACAGATGATGCAAAAACATTTTGTCCTTCCGTTGATTGCCGGGCTCAAGTTAAACGTCGGATAGCTTATTTTGCCAGTAAATCTTGTTTAGATATAGATGGATTAGGAGAAAAGATTGTAGATCAATTAGTAGAAGAGAAAATAATTACTAATATTTCAAGCTTATATCAGATTTATCAAGAAAAGGAGAAGATCTTATCTTTAGAAGGATGGCAAGAAAGATCGTTTCAAAATTTATGCCAAAGTATTGAAGCTTCTAAAAAAGCACCCTTGGCTAAGCTTATTAATGCCTTAGGCATACCCAATGTAGGAAGCCAAACCGCCCAAGTCTTAGTTTCTTACTTTAGCTCTTTAAAAAGACTTATGGAAGTTTCTCTGGAAGAGCTTATGGAGATAAAGGATGTTGGTCCTGCAGTCGCAGAGAGGATAGTAAATTTTTTTAGCCAAAAAGAAACTAAAGATCTTGTTACTGACTTAGAAAGTTATGGATTTGAATGTTTAAAAAAAGAAGATAAAAGACAAGAGATTAAAGAAAATATCTTCCTTGATAAAGAGTTAGTCATTACGGGAAATCTTAAAGAGTTTACCAGGGAGAAAGCTAAAGAGATCATAAGGGAGATGGGCGGAAAGATAAACTCTGAGGTGGGAAGAAATACTGACTATTTAATAGTTGGAGAAAAACCAGGTTCTAAATTAAAAAAGGCTAAAGAATTAGGAATAAAGATCTTGGAAGCAGAGATATTTAAAGAGGAGATAAAAAGATGGCTTGTTTCTTAA
- a CDS encoding SpoIID/LytB domain-containing protein, whose protein sequence is MYQILILIFLFITLFITPDAFSQDLRVKIGSFKNIYLSSPLPYGIVQKESQEVLYQGDLTKEVTVLGRGIDISGIGIYRDPLVIESSSKSFIKINNKRYRGSLELSVSGDNIKVINIIDLEQFLSGVIGGEMPPKWPEEALKAQVIASRTFALKNRGKHKEEGYDFCNGWHCQVYKGVDAETLEIRKIIDETKGLVLVYNNILANTPFHSCCGGVTAKSSLVWNSTSEYPYLEYAIDPFCKEAPHQRWREIVSEDTIRKKLSKRDSSLGEIYNITPINIGLDGRAKNISINHSNGELILNGNEFRLILDPTVIRSTHFIGIEKIKDRFVFSGYGWGHGVGLCQWGAKGMAESGKNYQEILRFYYPGTSLKDSSTSN, encoded by the coding sequence ATGTATCAAATACTTATTTTAATTTTTCTTTTTATCACCCTTTTTATCACTCCTGATGCCTTCTCTCAAGATTTAAGAGTTAAGATTGGTAGTTTTAAAAATATCTATCTTTCTTCTCCCTTGCCTTATGGAATTGTTCAAAAAGAGAGTCAAGAGGTTTTATATCAAGGCGATCTAACTAAAGAGGTTACAGTTCTTGGGAGAGGCATTGATATTTCTGGAATAGGGATTTATAGAGATCCTTTAGTAATAGAGTCTAGTTCAAAATCTTTTATAAAAATAAATAACAAAAGGTATCGGGGAAGCTTAGAACTTAGTGTTTCTGGGGATAATATTAAAGTAATTAATATTATTGATCTAGAGCAATTTCTATCTGGAGTAATCGGTGGAGAGATGCCTCCTAAATGGCCTGAGGAGGCTCTTAAGGCTCAAGTTATAGCTTCAAGAACATTTGCTTTAAAAAATAGAGGTAAGCATAAAGAAGAAGGATATGACTTTTGCAATGGTTGGCATTGTCAAGTTTATAAAGGGGTAGATGCCGAAACTTTGGAAATAAGAAAGATTATAGATGAAACTAAGGGGTTGGTTTTAGTTTATAACAATATACTTGCTAATACTCCTTTTCATTCTTGTTGTGGCGGAGTTACGGCTAAGAGTAGCTTAGTTTGGAATAGCACAAGTGAATACCCATATTTAGAGTATGCGATAGATCCTTTTTGCAAAGAAGCCCCTCATCAAAGATGGAGAGAAATAGTTTCGGAAGATACCATAAGAAAGAAACTATCAAAAAGGGACAGTAGCTTAGGGGAAATATATAATATTACTCCTATCAATATAGGATTAGATGGAAGGGCTAAGAATATCTCAATTAACCACTCCAATGGAGAATTAATCTTAAATGGCAATGAATTTAGGTTAATTTTAGATCCAACCGTGATAAGAAGTACTCACTTTATTGGCATTGAAAAGATAAAAGATAGATTTGTCTTTTCTGGATATGGATGGGGACATGGCGTAGGGCTTTGCCAATGGGGA